A DNA window from Centropristis striata isolate RG_2023a ecotype Rhode Island chromosome 10, C.striata_1.0, whole genome shotgun sequence contains the following coding sequences:
- the LOC131979206 gene encoding CD209 antigen-like protein C has protein sequence MEDEIYANGDYIKSVKPTPLKNQTVFSGPRSSERRFHGAVVLCLGLLSVFLLAGLIGLSVYYHVSAADLSAIKTNLTERLQASEDKLSSVSSERDLLNATLTNKTKELECQTNKQEKTCPAGWTMFSFACYLLSDGADSWDKGRDDCMNRGADLVIIDSVKEQKFLVEFTKEHTWIGLNDKVKEGTWKWIDGTPLTLSNWKKDQPDNGGGHASLGEEDCAHIIPETGWNDQPCGVSLWWICEKKA, from the exons ATGGAGGACGAAATCTATGCAAATGGTGATTATATCAAGTCTGTTAAGCCAACACCTTTGAAGAATCAGACGG TCTTCTCAGGTCCCAGGAGCTCTGAGAGAAGATTTCATGGAGCTGTAGTTCTCTGTCTGGGGCTGCTGAGTGTTTTCCTGCTGGCTGGGCTCATTGGCCTCTCTGTCTACT ATCACGTCTCAGCTGCAGATCTCTCCGCTATCAAAACCAACCTGACTGAGCGTCTCCAGGCGAGTGAGGACAAGCTgtcctctgtgtcctcagagagAGACCTGCTGAATGCCACACTCACTAATAAGACTAAAGAGCTGGAGTGTCAAactaacaaacaag AAAAAACCTGTCCTGCAGGATGGACAATGTTCAGTTTTGCCTGTTATCTTCTTTCTGATGGAGCTGATTCCTGGGACAAAGGTAGAGACGACTGCATGAACAGAGGAGCAGATCTGGTGATAATCGACAGCGTTAAGGAACAG AAGTTTCTTGTTGAGTTCACCAAGGAACATACTTGGATTGGTTTGAATGACAAAGTTAAAGAGGGGACCTGGAAATGGATCGATGGAACGCCTCTGACTCTGAG TAACTGGAAGAAGGACCAGCCTGATAATGGTGGTGGACATGCATCGCTTGGTGAAGAGGACTGTGCACACATCATACCTGAGACTGGTTGGAATGACCAGCCGTGTGGAGTTTCTCTGTGGTggatctgtgagaaaaaagcttAA